Proteins from a genomic interval of Nasonia vitripennis strain AsymCx chromosome 3, Nvit_psr_1.1, whole genome shotgun sequence:
- the LOC107980968 gene encoding lisH domain-containing protein ARMC9 — MEMPRGSRPEEETIIIRNKEEEADPLLVKRSLHNELRFSQIINNNANNVYASFEVPNKVCDKIMSEFIAGDWQTFFYIWDVSFISEIKESIEYKILTLKLRVHFAILPVRIVQLHQTKSDRSHKVTTILNNVSDKFSSVDDEKEIDDRAKLTVDSMKQLEDFFNSHDGQKLTLELKDNSFMAFFALPYIVNPQEDESVKKIFRIEWLEELTTDLETFTSRTFFKEQCIKEQIETTNHQNFFPSMNAHPIIDTNQKNKLTKNNSKVLLCDRIIQSAIKNKQIEDWIAQHQHVTGESNLCSKGTQTRISSIKTGTGFSLTSEPHHYVSVVIPNNCAVPSKQSALHNDELNTTKSRLLNVHKHYRKLKLRFHKLHEDYQKMNEIAEELTIALESSVKGQPVNLDMILQSCMKIFPDRFSNRDIQTDSEDTCVDSKEETSKNVPAIEEQSILLNNTPVPPKLLDYKKIKLHLKSTDMKTKLLLLQALRRKLTRSQQQHRDQTIHEYRNKDLLGIQEIMSNVNSKNVLFNILPPINADISMSLIQQTSSRFLNTIASLSAGRTYLAQGPIVLNAIIKYLDSCNDGSGDAVTLDMLLATLQKMSLRKQQRNYMVKANLVEWLIHHLHNENCRMGAYRLEYTCALLMNLSLQSAARSRASVIAPLLISTMINLLTFDHVAILPYVNGALQNFLLNNEINEEAKKLRLAEVLEYHRVKSGEELRNHFAHTLKIHRRECEENLSDDDEFPDEDDEVFDVMESELEENDLVKVELGELQGESLLAVCYSVSSFHSQSNKVFDKKVVEIPVRRNSDSLSRESKPGLNASMITVTSETTFDDSKTETSERKSGTIPVAKAPKKILPLNIDNSDAPKEEEEDAFTAKPKLMRTPPASARDERTREKLTTKRTRSETK, encoded by the exons ATGGAGATGCCACGAGGTTCTCGACCCGAGGAGGAAAC aATTATTATTAGAAATAAAGAAGAAGAGGCTGATCCACTATTGGTCAAAAGATCTTTGCATAATGAGTTAAGGTTTtcacaaataataaataacaatgCAAATAATGTTTATGCTTCATTCGAAGTACCCAACAAAGTCTGTGATAAAATTATGTCAGAATTTATAGCTGGGGAttggcaaacatttttttat ATCTGGGATGTTTCATTTATATCAGAAATCAAGGAGTCTATagagtataaaattttaactttgaaGCTCAGGGTTCATTTTGCTATTCTGCCAGTACGTATTGTTCAACTGCATCAAACCAAGTCTGACAGATCTCACAAAGTGACTACTATTTTGAATAATGTATCTGATAAATTTAGTTCTGTAGATGATGAAAAG GAAATAGATGATCGAGCAAAATTAACAGTTGACAGTATGAAACAACTAGAGGACTTTTTCAATTCTCATGATGGACAAAAGTTAACTTTGGAATTAAAAGATAATTCATTCATGGCATTTTTTGCTTTACCGTATATTGTCAATCCCCAGGAAGATGAAtcagtgaaaaaaatatttaggaTTGAATGGTTGGAGGAATTAACTACTGATTTAGAGACATTTACGagtagaacattttttaaagaacaGTGCATCAAAGAACAAATAGAAACAACTAATCATCAAAATTTCTTCCCATCAATGAATGCCCATCCTATCATAGATACTAATCAGAAAAACAAACTCACAAAAAATAACAGCAAAGTATTATTGTGTGATCGAATAATTCAAtcagcaataaaaaataaacaaattgaaGATTGGATTGCTCAGCATCAACACGTCACTGGAGAAAGTAATCTTTGCTCAAA AGGTACTCAAACTCGTATAAGCAGTATTAAAACTGGAACTGGTTTCTCCTTGACCAGTGAACCACATCATTATGTGAGTGTTGTAATTCCAAATAATTGTGCTGTACCTAGTAAACAATCTGCACTGCACAATGATGAACTAAATACAACCAAGTCACGTTTGTTAAATGTACACAAGCATTATAGAAAACTAAAATTACGATTTCATAAACTTCACGAGGATTACCAGAAGATGAATGAAATAGCAGAGGAATTGACTATAGCTTTGGAATCTTCTGTGAAAGGTCAACCTGTAAATTTAGATATGATTTTACAGTCTTGTATGAAAATTTTCCCAGATAGGTTTAGTAATAGAGATATACAAACTGATTCAGAG gATACTTGTGTTGATTCGAAAGAAGAAACGTCCAAAAATGTTCCTGCCATAGAAGAGCAATCGATCCTTCTAAATAATACTCCAGTGCCGCCTAAATTACtagattataaaaaaataaaactgcaCTTAAAAAGTACAGACATGAAAACCAAACTGCTCTTGCTACAAGCATTACGTCGT AAACTTACTAGAAGTCAACAGCAACATAGGGATCAAACTATTCATGAGTATAGAAACAAAGATTTACTGGGTATTCAAGAAATTATGTCAAATGTAAATTCAAAAAACGTTCTATTTAACATCTTGCCTCCAATAAATGCGGACATTTCAATGAGTTTGATTCAACAAACTAGCTCTAGATTTTTAAATACGATCGCGTCTTTAAGCGCTGGTCGTACTTATTTGGCACAGGGCCCAATAGTACTAAATGCT ATCATCAAGTATCTCGACAGTTGTAACGATGGAAGCGGCGACGCGGTGACTCTTGATATGCTGCTGGCAACCCTTCAAAAAATGTCTTTGCGGAAGCAGCAGAGGAACTATATGGTCAAAGCTAATTTAGTAGAGTGGCTGATACATCATCTCCATAATGAAAACTGCAGAATGGGAGCGTACAGATTAGAATATACGTGTGCCCTGTTAATGAATCTCTCGCTTCAAAGTGCAGCTCGTTCTAGAGCATCGGTCATAGCTCCGCTTTTAATTTCAACAATGATAAACTTATTGACGTTCGATCACGTAGCA ATATTGCCGTACGTAAACGGAGccttacaaaattttttgcTGAATAATGAGATTAACGAAGAAGCTAAGAAGTTGCGTCTTGCGGAAGTACTGGAATACCACCGAGTAAAAAGCGGTGAAGAGCTTAG GAATCACTTCGCGCATACTTTAAAGATACACAGAAGAGAATGCGAAGAAAACTTATCGGACGACGATGAATTTCCAGATGAAGACGAC GAAGTATTTGACGTGATGGAAAGTGAATTAGAAGAGAATGACTTGGTTAAAGTTGAATTGGGAGAGCTCCAAGGCGAGAGTTTATTGGCTGTGTGCTATTCTGTGTCTAGTTTTCATTCGCAATCGAATAAGGTTTTTGATAAGAAAGTAGTAGAAATACCCGTTAGGAGAAACAGCGATTCACTATCCAG GGAAAGTAAACCAGGATTAAACGCCTCAATGATAACCGTTACAAGTGAAACCACATTCGACGATTCTAAAACAGAAA cTTCTGAGAGGAAAAGTGGCACAATACCGGTGGC TAAAGCGCCAAAGAAAATTTTGCCCCTGAACATAGACAACAGTGATGCCCCaaaggaagaagaggaggacGCTTTTACAGCAAAACCGAAGTTGATGCGAACTCCGCCGGCTTCGGCCCGAGACGAAAGGACTCGAGAGAAGCTAACGACAAAGAGGACACGAAGCGAGACGAAATAA
- the LOC103316803 gene encoding uncharacterized protein DDB_G0271670-like isoform X2 → MKFYNFSIDLNIILTCVTHWCMKCFQITFAALCVAVISAESSSVSSYSASPSNARDYEYSGASYHAGGNNKPAQYAAEAYITTGGGSAYAKSDSRYSVESSSSDSNDPRASATSSFYKTKYGNEAVINSLRPTAFHASSSSSSNSPSSSSSSSSGSSDQLNPSHYGSSDYSSGSSRPSSSSSSSGQSQYEGASSSAAAADYTAMAYGERSPSEHHHPHHHSHISGPVYSSAAAAELAAGVSTGPSGPTVYTREYSGSSGLGEYAHQGRPTSYSHGGPSSLSASEYPSPQHAHPQYHHHHHQPQHAAYTSDEYPSQPMHSAPAHPYKSYVMSSPSSYPPKYQSVFGALKSFFGGGSDAAPSATHASSYPSGPSYYSSPSMMHAAAAHHHPAPSPYSGMPSSAAMSSGGPGYYFGPGPSASNSIYSKSYPSMRFVSGYGSGAGVGSSPGSKIIVVRDSSGALHGPGYPSTSALIGSPSSYMTKSKLSAFAPAGPGHAYISSVSPSSLAYASGPPSSSYPGYSSSPSFSSSGHGGSTFLGYSA, encoded by the exons atgaaattctataattttagtattgatttaaatattatactaACATGCGTAACTCATTGGTGCATGAAATGTTTCCAGATCACTTTCGCGGCCCTTTGCGTGGCCGTAATATCAGCCGAGTCTTCATCAGTCAGCA GTTACTCCGCGAGTCCGAGTAACGCGCGAGACTACGAGTACAGCGGAGCGAGCTATCACGCCGGCGGTAACAATAAGCCAGCGCAGTATGCCGCCGAGGCTTACATCACCACCGGAGGCGGCTCGGCCTATGCCAAGAGCGACTCGCGCTACTCCGTCGAGTCGTCCAGCAGCGACAG TAACGATCCACGGGCCAGTGCAACAAGCAGCTTCTACAAGACCAAGTACGGCAACGAAGCGGTGATCAACTCGCTGCGCCCGACGGCCTTCCACGCgtcctcctcttcctcgtcCAATTCcccgtcgtcctcgtcgtcctcgtcctccGGCTCCTCCGACCAGTTGAACCCGAGCCACTACGGCAGTTCGGACTACAGCTCCGGATCCTCTCGCccctcgtcctcctcctcgtcctcggGTCAGTCCCAGTACGAGGGCGCCTCGAGCTCGGCCGCAGCCGCCGACTACACCGCCATGGCCTACGGCGAGCGCAGTCCATCGGAGCACCATCACCCGCACCACCACTCCCACATCTCGGGTCCGGTTTACAGCAGTGCCGCTGCCGCCGAGCTGGCCGCCGGAGTCTCGACCGGACCGAGCGGACCGACGGTCTACACCAGGGAGTACTCCGGCAGCTCCGGGCTCGGCGAGTACGCCCACCAGGGCAGACCCACGAGCTACAGCCACGG AGGCCCGTCATCCCTCTCCGCGAGCGAGTACCCGTCCCCCCAGCACGCTCACCCCCAGTACcaccaccatcaccaccaGCCCCAGCACGCGGCCTACACGAGCGACGAGTACCCGTCCCAGCCGATGCACTCGGCCCCTGCTCACCCCTACAAGAGCTACGTGATGAGCAGCCCCTCCTCCTACCCTCCCAAGTACCAGTCGGTCTTCGGCGCCCTGAAGAGCTTCTTTGGCGGCGGTTCCGACGCGGCGCCCAGCGCCACCCACGCGTCCTCCTACCCGTCAGGCCCCAGCTACTACTCCTCGCCCAGCATGATGCACGCTGCCGCTGCTCACCATCACCCGGCGCCTAGCCCCTACTCCGGGATGCCGTCGTCCGCGGCAATGAGCTCCGGCGGACCCGGTTACTACTTCGGACCTGG ACCCTCCGCGTCCAACTCGATCTACTCCAAGAGCTATCCATCGATGCGCTTCGTCTCGGGCTACGGTAGCGGTGCAGGTGTCGGTAGCAGCCCCGGCAGCAAGATCATCGTCGTCAGGGACAGCTCGGGTGCCCTTCACGGTCCGGGGTATCCGTCCACGAGTGCTCTCATCGGCTCACCCTCGAGCTACATGACCAAGAGCAAACTTTCGGCGTTCGCCCCAGCCGGACCAGGACACGCTTACATCTCGTCCGTATCGCCGAGCTCTCTG GCCTACGCCAGCGGACCTCCCAGCAGCTCGTATCCCGGCTACTCGAGCAGCCCCAGTTTTTCATCGAGCGGACACGGCGGCAGTACCTTCCTTGGCTACTCGGCATAA
- the LOC103316803 gene encoding uncharacterized protein DDB_G0271670-like isoform X1 — protein sequence MKFYNFSIDLNIILTCVTHWCMKCFQITFAALCVAVISAESSSVSSYSASPSNARDYEYSGASYHAGGNNKPAQYAAEAYITTGGGSAYAKSDSRYSVESSSSDSNDPRASATSSFYKTKYGNEAVINSLRPTAFHASSSSSSNSPSSSSSSSSGSSDQLNPSHYGSSDYSSGSSRPSSSSSSSGQSQYEGASSSAAAADYTAMAYGERSPSEHHHPHHHSHISGPVYSSAAAAELAAGVSTGPSGPTVYTREYSGSSGLGEYAHQGRPTSYSHGGPSSLSASEYPSPQHAHPQYHHHHHQPQHAAYTSDEYPSQPMHSAPAHPYKSYVMSSPSSYPPKYQSVFGALKSFFGGGSDAAPSATHASSYPSGPSYYSSPSMMHAAAAHHHPAPSPYSGMPSSAAMSSGGPGYYFGPGPSASNSIYSKSYPSMRFVSGYGSGAGVGSSPGSKIIVVRDSSGALHGPGYPSTSALIGSPSSYMTKSKLSAFAPAGPGHAYISSVSPSSLQAYASGPPSSSYPGYSSSPSFSSSGHGGSTFLGYSA from the exons atgaaattctataattttagtattgatttaaatattatactaACATGCGTAACTCATTGGTGCATGAAATGTTTCCAGATCACTTTCGCGGCCCTTTGCGTGGCCGTAATATCAGCCGAGTCTTCATCAGTCAGCA GTTACTCCGCGAGTCCGAGTAACGCGCGAGACTACGAGTACAGCGGAGCGAGCTATCACGCCGGCGGTAACAATAAGCCAGCGCAGTATGCCGCCGAGGCTTACATCACCACCGGAGGCGGCTCGGCCTATGCCAAGAGCGACTCGCGCTACTCCGTCGAGTCGTCCAGCAGCGACAG TAACGATCCACGGGCCAGTGCAACAAGCAGCTTCTACAAGACCAAGTACGGCAACGAAGCGGTGATCAACTCGCTGCGCCCGACGGCCTTCCACGCgtcctcctcttcctcgtcCAATTCcccgtcgtcctcgtcgtcctcgtcctccGGCTCCTCCGACCAGTTGAACCCGAGCCACTACGGCAGTTCGGACTACAGCTCCGGATCCTCTCGCccctcgtcctcctcctcgtcctcggGTCAGTCCCAGTACGAGGGCGCCTCGAGCTCGGCCGCAGCCGCCGACTACACCGCCATGGCCTACGGCGAGCGCAGTCCATCGGAGCACCATCACCCGCACCACCACTCCCACATCTCGGGTCCGGTTTACAGCAGTGCCGCTGCCGCCGAGCTGGCCGCCGGAGTCTCGACCGGACCGAGCGGACCGACGGTCTACACCAGGGAGTACTCCGGCAGCTCCGGGCTCGGCGAGTACGCCCACCAGGGCAGACCCACGAGCTACAGCCACGG AGGCCCGTCATCCCTCTCCGCGAGCGAGTACCCGTCCCCCCAGCACGCTCACCCCCAGTACcaccaccatcaccaccaGCCCCAGCACGCGGCCTACACGAGCGACGAGTACCCGTCCCAGCCGATGCACTCGGCCCCTGCTCACCCCTACAAGAGCTACGTGATGAGCAGCCCCTCCTCCTACCCTCCCAAGTACCAGTCGGTCTTCGGCGCCCTGAAGAGCTTCTTTGGCGGCGGTTCCGACGCGGCGCCCAGCGCCACCCACGCGTCCTCCTACCCGTCAGGCCCCAGCTACTACTCCTCGCCCAGCATGATGCACGCTGCCGCTGCTCACCATCACCCGGCGCCTAGCCCCTACTCCGGGATGCCGTCGTCCGCGGCAATGAGCTCCGGCGGACCCGGTTACTACTTCGGACCTGG ACCCTCCGCGTCCAACTCGATCTACTCCAAGAGCTATCCATCGATGCGCTTCGTCTCGGGCTACGGTAGCGGTGCAGGTGTCGGTAGCAGCCCCGGCAGCAAGATCATCGTCGTCAGGGACAGCTCGGGTGCCCTTCACGGTCCGGGGTATCCGTCCACGAGTGCTCTCATCGGCTCACCCTCGAGCTACATGACCAAGAGCAAACTTTCGGCGTTCGCCCCAGCCGGACCAGGACACGCTTACATCTCGTCCGTATCGCCGAGCTCTCTG CAGGCCTACGCCAGCGGACCTCCCAGCAGCTCGTATCCCGGCTACTCGAGCAGCCCCAGTTTTTCATCGAGCGGACACGGCGGCAGTACCTTCCTTGGCTACTCGGCATAA
- the LOC100119248 gene encoding nephrin, which produces MCARIKFSPYKFLQCVIVLCMSNLPHSDSSNVRAAPQSFRVRPLNTSVLEGSEVTLQCEVNNRVGNVQWVKDGFVYVIQPNGEVVGHSRWRIVGEQSLGIYNLNIRNASLSDDGDYQCQVGPYGRIKAIRTKAKLTVLSPPQSVEIISHSRDSKIEIEQNKSLKLECIVRMAKPAATIVWYRGNVEIKGGDIHITSVPIADEKDVLKPPDHKDGKLEKYDTQGSITITSTPDDDEMVYTCEAKHPAIHIERPMRASATLSVFYKPGPPYIEGYVEGETLRRGQQVELTCKSRGGNPPAQVVWYRNGEVVHSVYTTEGHVSKNVHAFIAQASDDKARFECKVSNVMSVTPMTTHVDLSVLFAPTGVELTGPAEARAEERVTITCTTDISNPVSEIKWVVDNHRINSTSKVIPAAQGGFITTSNITFHINKVAQRAVVVCHAQNIKLSETIVGTHTINVIYPPSRLEISGYDPRTHIVAGTVLKLSCTAISGNPPATITWFKNDIQVRKKVTSTTRPRDHAVTSEMALLVNATDNKANIRCEANNSATQVPLIQSVNLNVYFLPETVRISTEPAEFRAGKTGKLICESKSSNPAAEMSWWKAGSPVTGTTNSTKNGLYGGYISSVELELELNEDMNGEEYTCQAKNPEIDRSVHDSTSLDILYKPLFETLEPNQLVGMESEPFVISVEARANPKPITYTWTRDGLPLSSGAAGTRILARGSTLNITRLDRNDAGTYICEAMNDEGTTFYQLNLTVQYPAAIVRTSTSGVIYPQGVEAKLFCEVEGSPMGGEYITWYKESTNVGELGDRYSTYYSNKTSFLRIKHPNQRDVGEYRCNINNGISNVTSEPILFITNFKPEMANSPLTKKAAVNNGANAQLYCKAKGSPLPHFTWVFNGKTILPNVTDYKYGLTYTNLSELYSQSVLTVYHVGQSDYGKYECQAHNSVGHASESIALDVTSPPDEPSDLEAVNVTHDSVTLVWKRGFDGGLPTSHQIRWREARDDEANYRYLDVSPGNYRAVVEHLALGTYYVFSIRAKNSKGESPFLPDLLKVQTLRPDAAENLTPDVLKERGESPMKYIYTIAATSIVFFIINVFIMLWYIVRKKNKDRINKSQTADMYAPSTVNGDTMTGELSSVSDEKSDVNFDANDYVDEGRKTAASTYLIDPTLPDYGKSGLEMQVHQQGTLNRRSNHLPSMMNMDSPPQRTTASGTLSASKSSYIGNPSPAPPSDVNFYSVEVESGRFMGYESNPSPAPASTILEGPGPGAYYPSLSPASGHHHHQQQQQQHQLNQQLQHQQGGNSAVGLGSHGTSLLMGVGGLGGGLGLGSGMGTLTRTRTLPRPVPPPDVTVMTAGTKSPLPPTVPPPPATFARAAPIPGHSHGHPLSTFTSTPQYSDIDGHLV; this is translated from the exons CGCCGCCCCAGTCGGTGGAGATCATCAGCCACTCGCGTGACTCCAAGATCGAGATCGAGCAGAACAAGTCGTTGAAGCTGGAATGCATCGTGCGGATGGCCAAACCCGCGGCAACGATCGTCTGGTACCGCGGCAACGTCGAGATCAAGGGCGGAGACATCCACATCACGTCCGTCCCGATCGCTGATG AAAAGGACGTGCTGAAGCCACCGGACCACAAGGATGGCAAGCTCGAGAAGTACGACACGCAGGGCTCGATCACCATAACGTCGAcgcccgacgacgacgagatgGTCTACACCTGCGAGGCCAAGCATCCGGCGATACACATCGAGAGACCCATGCGAGCCAGTGCCACGCTATCCGTTTTCT acAAACCCGGACCGCCGTACATCGAGGGCTACGTCGAGGGCGAGACGCTGCGTCGAGGTCAGCAGGTCGAGCTGACCTGCAAGTCTCGCGGTGGCAATCCGCCGGCCCAGGTCGTCTGGTACAGGAACGGCGAGGTTGTGCACTCGGTTTACACGACAGAGGGCCACGTCTCCAAGAACGTGCACGCCTTCATCGCCCAGGCCAGCGACGACAAGGCCAGGTTCGAGTGCAAGGTCTCCAACGTCATGAGCGTCACGCCCATGACCACCCACGTCGACCTCAGCGTTCTGT TCGCGCCGACGGGCGTAGAGCTGACCGGTCCAGCGGAGGCGAGGGCCGAAGAGCGCGTGACGATCACCTGCACGACTGACATATCGAACCCCGTATCGGAGATCAAGTGGGTGGTCGATAACCACAGGATCAACAGCACCTCGAAGGTCATACCGGCTGCGCAGGGCGGCTTCATCACCACCTCCAACATCACCTTTCACATCAACAAGGTGGCACAGCGGGCGGTCGTCGTCTGTCACGCGCAAAACATCAAGCTGTCCGAGACCATTGTCGGCACCCACACCATCAACGTCATCT ATCCGCCCTCGAGGCTAGAAATCTCCGGCTACGATCCAAGGACTCACATCGTCGCGGGAACAGTTCTGAAGCTCTCGTGCACCGCAATATCCGGTAATCCCCCGGCGACTATAACTTGGTTTAAGAACGACATACAGGTACGTAAAAAG GTAACGAGTACGACAAGGCCACGAGATCACGCGGTGACCAGCGAGATGGCTTTATTGGTTAATGCAACGGACAACAAGGCCAACATTCGTTGCGAAGCGAACAACTCTGCAACGCAGGTACCCCTCATCCAGTCCGTCAACCTCAATGTCTACT tcCTGCCGGAGACGGTAAGAATCAGCACCGAGCCCGCTGAGTTCAGAGCAGGAAAAACTGGCAAATTAATTTGCGAGTCGAAGAGCAGTAATCCCGCGGCCGAGATGTCCTGGTGGAAGGCCGGCAGCCCCGTCACCGGTACGACGAATAGCACCAAGAACGGTCTATACGGTGGTTACATCTCTTCCGTCGAGCTCGAGCTCGAACTTAACGAGGACATGAACGGCGAAGAATACACCTGCCAGGCCAAGAACCCCGAGATCGATCGCAGCGTGCACGATTCCACGTCCCTTGACATCTTGT ATAAACCGTTGTTCGAGACACTAGAGCCGAACCAGCTCGTGGGCATGGAGAGCGAGCCGTTTGTGATCTCGGTGGAGGCTCGGGCCAATCCCAAACCCATAACGTACACTTGGACACGGGATGGCTTGCCGTTGAGCAGTGGTGCCGCAGGTACTCGAATACTCGCTCGAGGCTCGACGTTGAATATTACGAGGCTCGACCGCAACGACGCCGGCACTTATATCTGCGAAGCCATGAACGACGAGGGCACGACTTTTTATCAGTTGAATTTGACCGTTCAAT ATCCGGCGGCGATAGTACGCACGTCTACCTCAGGCGTGATCTATCCTCAAGGCGTCGAAGCGAAGTTGTTCTGTGAAGTCGAGGGCTCACCAATGGGCGGTGAGTACATCACTTGGTACAAGGAAAGCACGAACGTCGGTGAGCTTGGTGACCGGTACTCCACGTACTACTCCAATAAAACCTCCTTCCTGAGGATAAAACATCCGAATCAGAGGGATGTCGGCGAGTACAGATGCAACATCAACAACGGCATCAGCAATGTCACCTCTGAGCCTATCCTATTCATTACGAATT TCAAGCCAGAGATGGCAAATTCTCCACTGACAAAGAAGGCTGCCGTGAATAATGGAGCTAACGCTCAGCTCTACTGCAAAGCTAAAGGTTCTCCATTACCACACTTCACTTGGGTGTTCAACGGAAAAACGATACTGCCAAACGTGACTGATTACAAATACGGCTTAACCTATACTAAT CTATCGGAGTTGTATTCGCAATCGGTGCTGACGGTCTACCACGTGGGCCAGTCGGATTACGGCAAGTACGAGTGTCAGGCGCATAACAGTGTAGGCCACGCCTCCGAATCCATCGCCCTGGACGTGACCTCACCTCCGGACGAGCCCTCCGACCTCGAGGCCGTGAACGTGACCCACGACAGCGTGACGCTCGTATGGAAGCGCGGCTTCGACGGCGGTCTGCCCACCTCGCATCAGATCCGCTGgcgcgaggcgcgagacgACGAGGCCAACTACCGCTACCTCGACGTCTCGCCGGGCAACTACCGGGCGGTGGTCGAGCACCTGGCTCTCGGCACTTACTACGTCTTCAGCATCCGAGCCAAGAACTCCAAGGGCGAGAGCCCCTTCCTGCCAGATCTCCTGAAAGTTCAAACACTAC GTCCCGACGCGGCCGAGAATCTCACGCCCGACGTGCTCAAGGAGCGGGGCGAGAGCCCGATGAAGTACATTTACACGATCGCCGCCACCTCGAtcgtcttttttattattaatgtcTTCATCATGTTGTGGTATATcgtgagaaagaaaaacaaggatC GCATAAATAAATCTCAGACGGCGGACATGTACGCGCCGTCGACGGTGAACGGCGACACGATGACCGGCGAGTTGAGCTCGGTGTCAGACGAGAAGAGCGACGTCAACTTCGACGCTAACGATTACGTG GACGAGGGGCGCAAGACCGCGGCGAGCACCTACCTGATAGACCCGACGCTGCCGGACTACGGCAAGAGCGGCCTGGAGATGCAGGTCCACCAGCAGGGCACCCTCAACCGACGAAGCAATCACCTGCCTAGCATGATGAACATGGACTCGCCGCCTCAGCGCACCACCGCCAGTGGTACACTATCCG CTTCGAAGTCGAGCTACATAGGCAATCCGAGCCCTGCTCCACCCTCCGACGTAAATTTCTACAGCGTGGAGGTGGAGAGCGGTCGCTTTATGGGATATGAGTCGAACCCGAGCCCGGCCCCAGCCTCGACGATCCTCGAGGGCCCGGGCCCGGGCGCCTACTATCCTTCCCTCAGTCCTGCCTCCGGCCACCACCATcaccagcagcaacagcagcagcaccagctcAACCAGCAGCTGCAGCACCAGCAAGGGGGCAACAGCGCGGTGGGCCTCGGCAGCCACGGGACGAGCCTCCTGATGGGCGTGGGTGGCCTCGGCGGCGGCCTTGGCTTGGGCTCCGGCATGGGCACGCTGACCAGGACGCGGACCCTGCCGCGGCCTGTGCCCCCCCCAGACGTCACTGTTATGACTGCCGGAACAAAGTCACCTCTGCCGCCGACGGTACCCCCCCCGCCAGCTACATTTGCACGTGCGGCCCCCATCCCCGGACATTCCCACGGGCACCCATTGTCAACTTTCACATCGACGCCGCAGTACTCTGATATTGACGGGCACCTCGTCTGA